In Erigeron canadensis isolate Cc75 chromosome 7, C_canadensis_v1, whole genome shotgun sequence, one DNA window encodes the following:
- the LOC122607229 gene encoding receptor-like protein 13 — protein sequence MESWFLSKHKPLLFGFFIYMMMLPIFMVGQIQGVCIEEEKKALLDIKASLNDFCYTHDICSNLLPTWADHGNTGGSRHNECCNWERVKCNMTTGHVTYLSLGNMIAKPTVDDWYNTYMDDRIWSLNVSLFLHFKELRSLDLSLNHLDDTILSTGPERLSSLKKLETFNLSYNSIGSGLFPSLGGVTSLKTLDMSYTAKDYDPSSRKAESGTKVQNDISILAALENLVVLDLTGSDSYGTFQVPGGSEKISKLKSLETLSLAHNQFNGTIITSLSVIPSLKEVDLSNNPLSVLPTEGCESLSRLERLETITLRYTYLNKSLISCLSFLPSLKNLDLSRSNSTNLGSSFPIQELSSFRELKSLDLSRCDLQSLTSNELPHLPDLEILRLRVNNFNGTLPIEALASFHHLEVLDLSLNSFSGSIPSTIQSLSSLRAISFADNALNGSLPETGLCDLKNLHELDLGGNMFSGSLPECFNRLSSLKLFDISSNLFTGSLPPSLIANLTSLEYVDFSHNNFEGSFSFSLFSNHTKLEVVAFISDNDKFVVVTEEPKGWIPTFQLKVLVLSNCHINSVPSFLLLQHELRVLDMSHNSLVGHFPIWLIKNNTALEFLILRNNSFDGNISMLSLLRNDQMVYLDISENHMRGTIPSDIQKLFPSITQLNMSRNFLDGVIPFSVGELSRLEALDLSHNQLSGEVPMGLLTNLSDLWQLKLSDNSLQGEVLSGNLSLGPSLDSLQLDSNLFTGKIASVLGENVYMYLLDISDNSFSGMIPGWISNHSIMELLVRNNQLEGQFPCGTASFSFLDISYNSFSGPIPSCLSWQFVKHLHLGFNRFTGSIPASFSNLTSLLTLDIQNNSLSGSIPEVLGELSNLRILLLGKNKFRGSIPKQLCQLRNASLIDLSSNFLSGSVPPCLENITGATYPAFIQSITLGLGFEGSADFSSSVLDKQFYLLETVDTVEAENIAVFTIKSMPRLCKGNFLNIMTGLDLSSNNLTGEIPPELGRLTQIHVLNLSHNQLTGPIPVSFSNLSNIESMDLSSNRLSGKVPSELTKLNSLAVFNVSNNNLSGRLPDLTAQFGTFSSASYEGNPFLCGQPLEKQCTTTTKPPTIIVPPAEEGTEKWYDIDMASFYVTWAVVMLGFAAVLYMNPYWRRRWLDFVEECIYKCYYFLYDLVRKPCMKN from the exons ATGGAAAGTTGGTTTTTAAGCAAGCATAAACCATTGTTGTTTGGGTTTTTTATATACATGATGATGCTACCAATTTTCATGGTTGGACAGATACAAGGTGTTTgtatagaagaagaaaaaaaggcaCTCCTAGATATCAAAGCCTCTTTGAATGATTTTTGCTACACTCATGATATCTGCAGTAATCTTCTCCCGACTTGGGCTGACCATGGAAATACCGGCGGCAGTAGACACAACGAATGTTGTAATTGGGAGAGAGTCAAATGTAACATGACCACCGGTCATGTTACGTACCTGTCTTTGGGAAACATGATTGCTAAGCCTACAGTAGATGATTGGTACAACACCTACATGGATGATAGAATATGGTCGTTAAATGtttctctctttcttcattTTAAAGAACTGAGAAGTCTCGATTTGTCATTAAATCATCTTGACGACACGATACTTAGCACAG GACCTGAAAGGTTGTCGAGTTTGAAAAAACTGGAGACATTCAATCTTAGTTATAATAGTATTGGAAGCGGCCTCTTTCCTTCATTAGGGGGAGTCACCTCACTCAAAACTTTGGATATGAGTTACACTGCAAAAGACTACGATCCGTCATCACGCAAAGCAGAAAGTGGAACAAAAGTTCAAAACG ATATATCAATATTGGCAGCTTTGGAAAACTTAGTGGTATTGGATCTCACTGGGAGCGACTCTTATGGTACCTTCCAAGTGCCAG GAGGTTCAGAGAAGATTTCTAAATTGAAGAGTTTGGAAACTCTATCTCTCGCTCACAATCAATTTAATGGAACGATTATCACATCTTTAAGTGTCATTCCATCGCTAAAAGAAGTAGATCTTAGTAATAATCCGTTATCTGTGCTTCCAACCGAAG GCTGTGAGAGCTTATCAAGATTGGAAAGGCTAGAAACTATAACACTTAGATATACCTATCTCAACAAGAGCCTTATATCGTGTCTAAGTTTCCTCCCATCCCTCAAGAATCTTGATCTTAGCCGTTCTAATTCTACAAATTTGGGAAGTTCCTTTCCTATACAAG AGTTATCTAGCTTTAGAGAGTTGAAGTCACTTGACTTGAGCAGATGTGACCTACAGTCACTCACATCAAATG AATTGCCCCATTTGCCTGACTTGGAAATCCTCAGGTTGAGAGTTAATAATTTCAATGGAACGCTACCAATAGAAG CTTTGGCATCTTTTCACCATCTGGAGGTCTTAGATTTGAGTCTAAACAGCTTTTCTGGAAGTATCCCGTCGACAATACAGTCATTGTCTTCTCTTAGGGCCATCTCATTCGCTGACAATGCACTCAATGGATCGCTGCCTGAAACTG GGTTATGTGACTTAAAGAATCTCCATGAGCTCGACCTTGGTGGGAACATGTTCAGTGGTAGCCTGCCTGAATGTTTCAACAGGCTATCATCTCTTAAGCTCTTTGATATTTCTTCAAATTTATTCACGGGATCACTTCCGCCATCTTTGATTGCTAATCTCACATCTCTTGAGTATGTAGATTTTAGTCATAACAACTTTGAAGGTTCATTCTCCTTCAGCTTATTCTCCAATCATACAAAGCTTGAGGTAGTTGCGTTTATAAGCGACAATGACAAGTTTGTGGTCGTAACAGAAGAGCCTAAAGGTTGGATTCCAACATTCCAGTTGAAAGTTCTCGTGCTGTCGAATTGCCATATTAACAGTGTTCCTAGCTTTCTACTTCTCCAGCACGAGTTACGGGTGCTAGACATGTCACACAACTCCTTGGTGGGACACTTTCCCATTTGGttgataaaaaataatactgCGCTGGAATTTCTTATTCTAAGGAACAACTCATTCGACGGTAATATTTCTATGTTGTCATTATTAAGGAATGACCAAATGGTTTATTTGGATATTTCTGAAAATCACATGAGAGGTACTATCCCCAGCGATATACAAAAGCTCTTTCCCAGCATAACTCAGTTAAATATGTCCAGGAATTTTTTAGATGGTGTTATCCCATTTTCCGTTGGTGAATTGAGTCGGTTAGAGGCACTGGATTTATCTCATAATCAGTTGAGTGGAGAAGTACCAATGGGATTGCTTACAAATCTTTCGGACTTGTGGCAATTAAAACTATCAGATAACAGCTTGCAGGGAGAGGTACTATCGGGAAACTTAAGCCTGGGTCCTTCCTTGGATAGCCTTCAGTTAGATAGCAACCTTTTCACAGGGAAGATTGCAAGTGTGCTTGGCGAGAACGTTTATATGTATCTTCTGGATATTAGCGATAACTCATTCTCGGGTATGATACCCGGTTGGATAAGCAACCATTCTATCATGGAACTTTTGGTGAGAAACAATCAGTTGGAGGGGCAGTTTCCTTGTGGAACAGCTTCATTCTCTTTTCTCGATATCTCATATAATAGTTTCTCAGGTCCCATCCCGTCCTGCTTAAGTTGGCAATTTGTGAAGCATCTACATTTGGGTTTCAACAGATTTACTGGATCTATACCAGCTTCGTTTAGCAATTTGACCAGTCTTTTGACTTTGGATATACAAAACAACAGCTTGTCAGGCAGTATTCCTGAGGTTCTTGGTGAACTATCCAATTTAAGGATCCTTCTTTTGGGAAAAAATAAGTTTAGGGGGTCGATTCCAAAGCAGTTGTGCCAGTTACGTAATGCGAGTTTGATAGATTTATCTAGCAACTTCCTTTCTGGTTCAGTACCTCCCTGCCTGGAAAATATTACTGGGGCAACTTACCCTGCTTTCATACAGAGCATAACTTTGGGCCTGGGTTTTGAGGGTTCAGCTGATTTTTCTTCTAGTGTTCTGGATAAACAATTTTATCTACTCGAAACTGTGGACACGGTTGAAGCAGAAAACATAGCTGTGTTTACAATAAAAAGCATGCCTCGCCTCTGCAAAGGCAACTTCCTTAATATCATGACGGGGTTGGATCTATCCAGTAACAATCTCACAGGTGAAATCCCACCGGAACTAGGGAGATTGACCCAGATTCACGTTTTGAACCTTTCTCACAACCAGCTGACTGGACCCATCCCAGTGTCGTTCTCAAATCTTTCGAATATAGAAAGCATGGACCTTTCTTCAAATCGTCTGAGTGGCAAAGTTCCATCGGAACTAACTAAACTGAACTCCTTGGCTGTTTTTAATGTTTCCAACAACAATCTATCAGGTAGACTCCCAGACTTGACAGCACAGTTTGGTACCTTTTCCAGTGCAAGCTATGAAGGGAACCCATTTCTTTGCGGGCAGCCGCTAGAGAAGCAATGCACGACTACGACCAAGCCACCGACGATCATCGTTCCACCAGCTGAAGAAGGCACTGAAAAATGGTACGATATTGATATGGCATCCTTTTATGTCACATGGGCTGTGGTCATGTTGGGATTTGCTGCGGTTCTTTACATGAATCCTTACTGGCGTCGAAGGTGGCTAGACTTTGTTgaagaatgtatatataaatgctATTACTTTCTGTATGATTTAGTAAGGAAGCCCTGTATGAAGAattga